Proteins encoded by one window of Erwinia pyrifoliae DSM 12163:
- a CDS encoding c-type cytochrome, protein MKKITLAALLLGAMAFNVAADDSAVEQIKRGEYLARAGDCTACHTKAGGAAFAGGLPMVTPIGTIYSTNITPDKQHGIGDYSYDDFQKAVRHGVAKNGDTLYPAMPYPSYAVVSDEDMQALYAYFMHGVQPVAQANQDSDIPWPLSMRWPLAIWRGIFAPDVKAFQPIKGQDAVLARGQYLVEGLGHCGACHTPRSITMQEKALNDGEGSDYLSGSSAPIDGWTASNLRGDSGDGLDRWTEEQLVQFLRTGRNDNTAVFGGMTDVVQHSLQHLTAEDATAIARYLKSLGAKDANQVGFTPDDTVAKALWKGDDSKTGASVYVDNCAACHKTDGSGYQRFFPALRGNSVVLASDPTLLIHIVISGAQLPGMKGAPSTITMPAFGWRLNDQQVADVVNFIRTSWGNRAASTVSARDVAKVRQDDAVVNHQGNVDVEKLTP, encoded by the coding sequence ATGAAAAAGATCACTCTCGCTGCCCTGTTGCTGGGCGCCATGGCGTTTAACGTTGCCGCAGATGATTCTGCCGTCGAACAGATCAAGCGCGGTGAATATCTGGCGCGGGCCGGGGACTGTACCGCGTGCCACACCAAAGCGGGCGGAGCCGCTTTCGCCGGTGGGCTGCCTATGGTGACGCCAATTGGCACCATTTACTCCACCAATATCACGCCGGATAAACAGCACGGCATTGGTGATTACAGCTACGACGACTTCCAGAAAGCGGTGCGCCACGGCGTAGCGAAGAATGGCGACACGCTCTATCCGGCGATGCCTTATCCCTCTTACGCGGTGGTCAGCGACGAGGATATGCAGGCGCTATACGCTTACTTTATGCATGGCGTGCAGCCCGTGGCGCAGGCCAATCAGGACAGCGATATTCCCTGGCCGTTGTCGATGCGCTGGCCGCTGGCCATCTGGCGCGGCATCTTTGCGCCGGATGTGAAAGCCTTCCAGCCGATAAAAGGCCAGGATGCGGTGCTGGCACGCGGCCAGTACCTGGTCGAAGGGCTGGGGCACTGCGGAGCCTGTCATACGCCGCGCAGCATCACCATGCAGGAAAAAGCGCTGAACGATGGCGAAGGCAGTGATTATCTGTCAGGCAGCAGCGCACCGATTGATGGCTGGACCGCCAGTAATCTGCGTGGTGACAGCGGCGATGGGCTGGATCGCTGGACTGAAGAGCAACTGGTACAGTTTCTGCGTACCGGGCGCAACGATAACACCGCTGTATTTGGCGGCATGACTGACGTGGTGCAGCATAGCCTGCAACATCTGACGGCGGAAGATGCCACCGCCATTGCCCGCTACCTGAAGTCGCTTGGGGCGAAAGATGCGAACCAGGTGGGATTCACGCCGGATGATACGGTGGCGAAAGCGCTGTGGAAAGGCGACGACAGCAAAACCGGTGCATCGGTCTATGTCGACAACTGTGCTGCCTGTCATAAAACCGACGGCAGCGGCTATCAGCGCTTCTTCCCGGCATTACGCGGCAATTCGGTGGTGCTGGCATCCGATCCGACCTTGTTGATTCACATCGTGATAAGCGGCGCTCAGCTGCCGGGCATGAAGGGCGCACCGTCGACCATCACCATGCCGGCTTTCGGCTGGCGGCTAAACGACCAGCAGGTGGCGGACGTGGTGAACTTTATCCGTACCAGCTGGGGTAATCGCGCGGCGTCAACGGTTTCTGCCCGCGACGTGGCAAAGGTACGTCAAGATGATGCGGTGGTGAATCACCAGGGCAATGTGGACGTCGAGAAGTTAACGCCGTAA
- a CDS encoding GMC family oxidoreductase, with translation MANVQKKADAVIVGFGWAGAIMAKELTEAGLNVVALERGPHRDTYPDGAYPQVIDELTYNVRKKLFQDLSKSTVTIRHNVAQTAQPYRQLAAFLPGTGTGGAGLHWSGVHFRVDPIELRMRSHYEERYGKNFIPQGMTIQDFGVSYAELEPFFDQAERVFGTSGSAWSIKGKVVGQGGKGNPFAADRSSDFPLPAQKRTYSAQLFAQAAESIGYHPYDLPSANTSGPYTNTYGAQMGPCNFCGYCSGYACYMYSKASPNVNILPALRQESKFELRNNAYVLRVNLTDDKKRATGVTYVDALGRENEQPADLVILSAFQFHNVHLMLLSGIGKPYDPVTNEGTVGRNFAYQNISTIKAFFGKDVFTNNFIGAGGAGVGVDDFNADNFDHAKYGFVGGSPMWVNQAGVKPISGLPTPPGTPNWGSKWKAAVADHYTHHVSMDAHGAHQSYRNNYLDLDPNYKDIHGQPLLRMTFDWQDNDIKMSQFMHGRMHKIAEAMNPKLISGAPKMPGMHFDSTVYQTTHMNGGAIMGEDPKSSAINRYLQSWDVPNVFVPGASAFPQGLGYNPTGLVAALTWWSAKAIREQYLKKPGPLVQA, from the coding sequence ATGGCAAACGTACAAAAAAAAGCCGATGCGGTGATTGTTGGATTCGGCTGGGCCGGGGCGATCATGGCGAAAGAGCTGACCGAAGCAGGCCTGAACGTGGTGGCGCTGGAGCGCGGCCCGCATCGCGATACTTATCCTGACGGGGCGTATCCACAGGTCATCGATGAGCTGACCTATAACGTTCGTAAGAAGCTGTTCCAGGATTTGTCGAAAAGCACCGTCACCATCCGTCATAACGTGGCACAGACCGCACAACCGTACCGTCAGCTGGCGGCATTTTTGCCCGGCACAGGCACAGGGGGGGCCGGTTTGCACTGGTCAGGCGTTCATTTCCGTGTCGATCCGATCGAGTTGCGCATGCGCAGCCACTATGAAGAACGCTACGGCAAGAACTTTATCCCGCAGGGCATGACAATCCAGGATTTCGGCGTCAGCTATGCCGAGCTGGAGCCGTTCTTCGACCAGGCAGAGAGAGTGTTTGGCACGTCCGGATCGGCCTGGAGCATTAAAGGCAAGGTGGTCGGTCAGGGCGGTAAAGGCAACCCGTTTGCCGCAGATCGTTCCAGCGACTTCCCGCTTCCGGCGCAGAAACGCACCTACTCGGCGCAGCTGTTTGCTCAGGCAGCAGAGAGTATCGGCTATCATCCTTACGATCTGCCCTCCGCTAACACCTCCGGCCCGTATACCAACACCTACGGCGCGCAGATGGGGCCGTGCAATTTCTGCGGCTACTGCAGCGGCTATGCCTGCTACATGTATTCCAAAGCCTCGCCGAACGTAAATATTCTGCCGGCGTTACGTCAGGAGTCGAAGTTTGAATTGCGCAATAATGCGTACGTGCTGCGCGTTAATCTCACCGATGACAAGAAACGCGCTACCGGCGTGACCTACGTTGACGCGCTGGGGCGTGAAAATGAGCAGCCTGCCGATCTGGTGATCCTCTCCGCCTTCCAGTTCCACAACGTGCATCTGATGCTGCTGTCGGGCATCGGCAAGCCTTACGATCCGGTGACGAATGAAGGCACCGTAGGGCGTAACTTTGCCTACCAGAATATCTCCACCATCAAGGCCTTTTTCGGTAAGGACGTGTTCACCAATAACTTTATTGGTGCAGGCGGCGCCGGGGTGGGGGTTGACGACTTTAACGCCGATAACTTCGACCATGCCAAATATGGCTTCGTTGGCGGTTCGCCGATGTGGGTGAACCAGGCTGGCGTGAAGCCGATCTCCGGCCTGCCGACCCCGCCGGGGACGCCAAACTGGGGCAGCAAATGGAAAGCGGCGGTAGCGGATCACTACACGCATCACGTTTCGATGGATGCTCACGGCGCGCATCAGTCGTACCGCAATAACTACCTCGATCTCGATCCAAACTACAAGGACATCCACGGCCAGCCGCTGCTGCGTATGACCTTCGACTGGCAGGATAACGACATTAAAATGTCGCAGTTTATGCACGGACGGATGCACAAAATCGCCGAGGCGATGAATCCCAAACTGATCAGCGGTGCGCCAAAGATGCCGGGCATGCACTTCGACAGCACCGTGTATCAAACCACGCATATGAATGGCGGAGCGATCATGGGTGAAGATCCGAAAAGCAGCGCCATCAATCGCTACTTACAGAGCTGGGATGTGCCGAACGTGTTTGTGCCCGGCGCTTCTGCCTTCCCACAGGGGCTGGGCTACAACCCGACCGGCTTGGTAGCCGCACTGACCTGGTGGTCGGCAAAGGCGATCCGTGAGCAGTATCTGAAAAAACCCGGTCCGCTGGTGCAGGCATAA
- a CDS encoding gluconate 2-dehydrogenase subunit 3 family protein, translating into MSEQKTGSTRRDFLLRTITLAPAMAIGSAGLGSLAAVAPAVAKEAAATGPKPAREYQPTWFTPEEFAFIQAAVARLIPSDERGPGALEAGVPEYIDRQMNTPYATGANWYMQGPFQPDADKALGYQLPLTPRDIYRLGLADADVLAKKQYGKVFALLSGEQQDALLQALEAGSVELRQLPAKTFFTFLLQNTREGFFSDPVHGGNQGLVGWKLINFPGARADFMDWVERGERYTLPPVSIRGERD; encoded by the coding sequence ATGTCAGAGCAAAAAACTGGAAGTACACGCAGGGACTTCCTGCTGAGAACCATCACCCTGGCGCCCGCCATGGCGATAGGTTCAGCAGGATTGGGAAGTCTGGCTGCGGTCGCACCCGCCGTGGCGAAAGAAGCTGCAGCAACAGGTCCCAAGCCAGCGCGTGAATATCAGCCGACCTGGTTTACCCCGGAAGAGTTCGCATTTATACAGGCGGCTGTGGCGCGGCTAATCCCGTCTGACGAACGTGGTCCCGGCGCACTGGAAGCGGGCGTGCCTGAATATATCGATCGCCAGATGAACACGCCGTATGCCACCGGCGCTAACTGGTATATGCAGGGACCATTCCAACCGGATGCCGATAAGGCGTTGGGCTATCAGCTACCCTTGACACCGCGTGATATTTATCGTCTGGGCCTGGCTGATGCCGACGTGCTGGCAAAAAAGCAGTATGGCAAGGTGTTCGCGCTGCTGAGCGGCGAACAACAGGACGCACTGTTGCAAGCGCTGGAAGCGGGCAGCGTTGAGCTGCGCCAGCTGCCGGCCAAAACCTTTTTCACCTTCCTGTTGCAGAATACCCGTGAAGGCTTCTTCAGCGACCCCGTGCACGGTGGCAACCAGGGGCTGGTCGGCTGGAAGCTGATTAACTTCCCCGGCGCACGCGCCGACTTTATGGACTGGGTAGAACGTGGCGAACGCTACACGCTGCCGCCGGTATCAATTCGTGGGGAAAGGGATTAA
- a CDS encoding bifunctional diguanylate cyclase/phosphodiesterase: protein MNEDSDVMYQILVRSVVNYAVYMLTPEGNVASWSRGAQHAKGYLPAEIVGRNFSCFYSQQDQMQGQTQLGLQVAREAGRFTTEGWRYRKDGSAFWAHVVIDAIYGDDGKLLGYAKMTRDCSEQQRLQREQQRDQTFRLLVESVNDYAIYMIDLKGLVVNWNAGACRAKGYTGNEIIGKHFSCFYGEQDRRLNLPEKNLQQATLTGRFEDSGWRYRKDGSAFRAHVVIDAIRNDGGELIGFAKITRDCTEVREYEQQILIAKDLAEQSSKKMTSLSQFLDSIVANIPSCVIVEDAVSGEILLINHRAQRLLGGSQRDFIGKRALECMTAAMSAYFMQLSSAAQRKGGRQRNERQLTTPSGDRIISGSASIVCGKDARHSYVLLIADDVTDQRAADARIHHMAHHDNLTSLPNRVLFNQHLTTALREDRDAQRLTAVLGLDLDNFKNVNDALGHQVGDALLCSVAVRLRSVLRDRDTLARNGGDEFSIVLPGLTHSEEAEAVARRLIETIRPPFTIDGHNLSIGLSIGITLAQNGMTSPDYLLRCADMALYAAKRNGRNRFEYFTKAMGDTAQKRRVIENDLREAITYRQLKLYYQPITNNQHREIIGYEALMRWHHPEKGIIMPLEFIPIAEETGLIHSLGAYALYEACREAASWPGEQTVAVNLSPLQFKNSALIAVVEGALKESGLAPHRLEVEITESVLLDNTLANIDMLRELKALGVHIALDDFGTGYSSLSYLRSFPFDKIKIDKSFINDMHDSREALAIIRAITGMSRSLDIQITAEGVESNEQFQCLKAEGCTLFQGYFFGRPQPSECRLKKF, encoded by the coding sequence ATGAATGAAGACTCAGATGTTATGTACCAGATTTTGGTACGAAGCGTGGTCAACTATGCTGTTTACATGCTGACTCCAGAGGGGAACGTTGCCAGCTGGAGTCGTGGCGCTCAACACGCCAAAGGCTATCTGCCCGCTGAAATCGTTGGCAGAAATTTTAGCTGTTTCTATAGCCAGCAGGATCAGATGCAGGGGCAAACCCAGCTCGGTTTGCAGGTTGCGCGTGAGGCCGGTCGTTTTACGACGGAAGGCTGGCGTTACCGCAAAGATGGCAGCGCTTTCTGGGCGCATGTGGTGATTGATGCCATATATGGTGATGACGGCAAATTACTGGGCTACGCGAAAATGACCCGGGACTGCTCCGAGCAGCAACGGCTTCAGCGCGAGCAACAGCGTGACCAGACGTTTCGCCTGCTGGTTGAAAGTGTGAATGATTACGCTATCTATATGATTGATTTGAAAGGTTTGGTAGTGAACTGGAATGCCGGAGCCTGCCGCGCAAAAGGCTATACCGGCAATGAGATCATCGGTAAACACTTCTCTTGCTTCTACGGTGAACAGGATCGACGGCTAAATCTCCCGGAAAAGAACCTGCAGCAGGCCACCCTAACCGGGCGTTTTGAGGATAGTGGCTGGCGCTACCGTAAAGACGGCAGCGCCTTCCGGGCGCATGTGGTGATTGATGCCATCCGCAATGACGGCGGGGAGCTTATCGGTTTTGCCAAAATCACCCGCGACTGTACCGAAGTGCGCGAGTACGAACAGCAGATCCTCATTGCTAAAGATTTGGCGGAACAGAGCAGTAAAAAAATGACATCACTTTCGCAGTTTCTCGACTCCATCGTTGCCAACATCCCCTCGTGCGTCATTGTTGAAGACGCCGTCTCGGGCGAAATATTGCTGATTAACCATCGTGCGCAACGGCTGCTGGGCGGCAGCCAGCGCGATTTTATTGGCAAAAGAGCGTTGGAATGTATGACTGCGGCGATGAGCGCGTACTTTATGCAGCTTTCTAGCGCGGCACAGCGTAAAGGGGGGAGACAGCGTAACGAACGGCAATTGACAACGCCCAGCGGCGACCGAATTATCAGCGGCAGCGCTTCTATTGTGTGTGGCAAAGACGCCCGTCACAGCTACGTGCTGCTGATCGCCGATGATGTGACTGACCAGCGTGCGGCAGATGCGCGTATCCACCATATGGCGCACCACGATAATCTGACCAGCTTGCCCAATCGGGTGCTATTCAACCAGCATCTGACCACGGCGCTACGTGAAGATCGTGACGCACAGCGCCTGACGGCGGTGTTGGGGCTTGACCTGGATAACTTTAAAAACGTGAACGATGCGTTAGGTCATCAGGTTGGCGATGCTCTGCTGTGCTCAGTCGCCGTTCGTCTGCGCAGCGTGCTGCGCGATCGCGATACGCTGGCACGTAACGGGGGTGATGAGTTCTCGATTGTATTGCCCGGTTTGACCCATTCGGAAGAGGCTGAAGCGGTGGCACGTCGCTTAATTGAGACGATTAGGCCGCCGTTTACCATTGATGGTCACAATCTCTCTATCGGACTGAGTATCGGTATTACCCTCGCGCAGAACGGTATGACCTCGCCAGACTATCTGCTGCGCTGTGCGGATATGGCATTGTATGCAGCGAAGCGTAACGGACGTAATCGTTTCGAATACTTCACCAAAGCGATGGGTGATACGGCGCAGAAACGCCGCGTTATTGAGAACGATCTGCGTGAGGCGATCACCTACCGCCAGCTGAAGCTCTATTATCAGCCGATCACCAACAACCAGCATCGTGAAATCATCGGTTACGAGGCTTTGATGCGCTGGCACCACCCGGAAAAAGGCATAATTATGCCGCTGGAATTTATACCGATAGCTGAAGAGACCGGGCTGATACACAGCCTGGGGGCTTATGCGTTATATGAAGCCTGCCGCGAGGCGGCAAGCTGGCCCGGCGAGCAGACGGTCGCGGTCAACCTGTCGCCGTTGCAGTTCAAGAACAGTGCGCTGATAGCGGTAGTCGAAGGCGCTCTTAAAGAGTCCGGGCTGGCACCGCACCGTCTGGAGGTGGAAATTACCGAATCGGTACTGCTGGATAATACGCTGGCGAATATCGATATGTTGCGAGAACTGAAAGCGCTGGGCGTGCATATTGCGCTGGATGACTTTGGAACTGGCTATTCATCCCTGAGCTATCTGCGATCCTTCCCGTTTGACAAGATTAAAATTGATAAATCCTTTATCAACGATATGCACGACAGCCGCGAGGCGCTGGCAATTATCAGGGCGATCACTGGCATGAGCCGCAGCCTTGATATTCAGATTACCGCAGAAGGGGTGGAGAGCAACGAGCAGTTCCAATGTCTGAAGGCGGAAGGCTGTACTCTTTTCCAGGGCTATTTTTTTGGCCGCCCGCAGCCGTCGGAATGCCGCCTCAAAAAATTTTAG
- the sbmA gene encoding peptide antibiotic transporter SbmA — protein MFTSFFPKPALFFSSVVIWSLMAIALWFAGAEAEFTRLMHFSLLPAGPLPENALRFIAPGALGFYSYYLLATLLFAAFWFVFCPHPWQRWSILGSSLIVFVTWFSVQVGVAINSWYEPFYDLIQKAMAHPNTIKIETFYHLVNDILSIVLIAVVINVMNLFFVSHYVFRWRTAMNDYYMEHWQQLRHIEGAAQRVQEDTMRFASTLEDMGVSFINAIMTLIAFLPVLVALSVHVKTVPILGQIPYALVIAALAWSLFGTGLLAIVGIKLPGLSFRNQRVEAAYRKELVYGEDDAQRAAPQTVRELFANVRKNYFRLYFHYLYFNVARVFYLQLDALFSIFVLFPSIVSGAITLGLMTQISNVFDQVRNSFQYLINSWTTLVELMSIYKRLRSFEQTLDNVPEKQNSAT, from the coding sequence ATGTTTACCTCATTTTTTCCTAAACCAGCGCTGTTTTTCAGCAGCGTGGTTATCTGGAGCCTGATGGCCATTGCACTGTGGTTTGCAGGTGCAGAGGCCGAATTTACCCGTCTGATGCATTTTTCTCTGCTGCCTGCTGGCCCGTTGCCTGAGAACGCGCTGCGTTTTATTGCCCCGGGCGCACTGGGCTTTTACAGCTATTACCTGCTCGCTACGCTGCTGTTCGCGGCGTTTTGGTTTGTTTTCTGCCCACATCCATGGCAGCGCTGGTCGATCCTGGGCAGTTCGCTGATCGTCTTCGTGACCTGGTTTTCGGTACAGGTCGGCGTGGCGATTAATAGCTGGTATGAACCGTTTTATGACCTGATACAAAAGGCGATGGCGCATCCCAATACCATCAAGATTGAGACGTTTTATCATCTGGTTAACGACATTCTCAGCATTGTGTTGATAGCCGTAGTGATCAATGTGATGAATCTGTTTTTTGTCAGCCACTATGTGTTTCGCTGGCGCACCGCTATGAACGATTATTATATGGAGCACTGGCAGCAGCTGCGGCACATCGAGGGGGCAGCACAGCGTGTTCAGGAAGACACGATGCGCTTTGCTTCTACGCTGGAAGACATGGGCGTCAGTTTTATTAATGCCATTATGACGCTGATTGCCTTTCTGCCGGTGCTGGTAGCGCTGTCGGTACATGTGAAAACCGTGCCAATCCTGGGACAGATCCCTTACGCATTAGTTATTGCGGCGCTAGCGTGGTCGCTGTTCGGCACCGGGCTGCTGGCAATTGTCGGCATTAAGCTGCCGGGGTTGTCGTTCCGTAATCAGCGGGTGGAAGCCGCTTACCGTAAGGAGCTGGTGTACGGTGAAGATGATGCACAACGTGCTGCCCCGCAGACGGTACGGGAACTGTTCGCCAACGTGCGGAAAAACTATTTCAGACTCTATTTTCACTATCTCTACTTCAACGTGGCTCGCGTTTTTTATTTGCAGCTGGACGCACTTTTCAGCATATTTGTGCTGTTTCCGTCGATTGTTTCCGGTGCGATTACCCTCGGTCTGATGACCCAAATATCTAACGTGTTCGACCAGGTGCGTAACTCGTTCCAGTATCTGATCAACTCGTGGACCACGTTGGTGGAACTGATGTCGATCTATAAGCGCCTGCGCAGCTTCGAGCAGACGTTGGATAACGTGCCGGAGAAGCAAAATTCGGCTACATAA